The Etheostoma cragini isolate CJK2018 chromosome 5, CSU_Ecrag_1.0, whole genome shotgun sequence genome contains a region encoding:
- the araf gene encoding serine/threonine-protein kinase A-Raf: protein MSSTSSYSSSGDTSPEDVPRGGGTIRVFLPNKQRTVVNVRQGQTVYESLDKALKVRGLSQDCCAVFRLLEGRKRLTDWDTDITPLVGEELLVEVLDDIPLTMHNFVRKTFFKLAYCDFCHKFLFNGFRCQTCGYKFHQHCSSKVPTVCVDMDTVSKRCDPNPCTDEYPRILLPENSPSQSNLALTPEPAGMDLLSPTSAFRFPMPGGDGQSLQRHRSTSTPNVHMVSTVGPVGTIIIEEALKFSNPMGPEPSPKPSTSPPTTLGSPGRRPPKSPSEHKERKPSSSDDKKKVHRGGYRDSSYYWEVHSREVTIQKRIGAGSFGTVFKGKWHGDVAIKILKVTEPTPEQLQAFKNEMQVLRKTRHVNILLFMGYMTKPNFAIITQWCDGSSLYRHLHVTESKFDTMRRIDVARQTAQGMDYLHAKNIIHRDLKSNNIFLHEGWTVKIGDFGLATVKARWSGSQQVEQPSGSILWMAPEVIRMQDSNPYTFQSDVYGYGVVLYELMSGTLPYSIINNRDQIIFMVGRGYLSPDLSKLSSTSPKSMKRLIIDCLKFKRDERPLFPQILVAIEQVQDLLPKIERSRSEPSLHRAVHAEDLNPLLFHTTRLMPL, encoded by the exons ATGTCCTCCACCTCTTCCTACTCCTCCTCGGGGGACACTAGTCCGGAGGATGTACCCCGAGGTGGGGGCACTATCCGAGTCTTCCTCCCCAACAAACAGAGGACAGTG GTGAATGTTCGGCAAGGGCAGACTGTGTATGAGAGTCTGGATAAAGCGCTTAAAGTGAGAGGCCTGAGCCAAGACTGCTGTGCTGTATTTCGCCTTCTAGAAGG CCGTAAGAGACTGACGGATTGGGACACAGACATCACTCCGCTGGTTGGAGAGGAGCTTTTAGTCGAGGTCCTGGATGATATTCCCCTCACCATGCACAACTTT GTACGGAAAACCTTCTTCAAGCTGGCTTACTGTGATTTTTGCCACAAGTTTCTTTTTAATGGCTTCAGATGTCAGACATGCGGCTACAAATTTCACCAGCACTGCAGTAGCAAAGTCCCTACTGTGTGCGTGGACATGGATACAGTGAGCAAACG GTGTGATCCTAATCCCTGCACAGATGAGTACCCAAGGATACTTTTGCCAGAAAATTCCCCATCACAGAGCAACCTAGCCTTAACCCCAGAGCCTGCTGG GATGGACCTCCTGTCCCCGACCTCTGCCTTCCGTTTCCCCATGCCGGGTGGAGATGGCCAGTCTCTACAAAGACATcgctccacctccacccccaaTGTCCATATGGTCAGCACAGTGGGCCCTGTTGGTACAATTATTATAGAG gAAGCACTAAAGTTCAGCAACCCAATGG GTCCTGAGCCCTCACCAAAGCCCTCCACCAGCCCGCCCACTACTCTGGGCTCTCCCGGGAGGAGACCACCCAAATCTCCATCAGAGCACAAGGAGCGCAAGCCCTCCTCGTCCGACGACAAAAAGAAAGTG CACCGAGGGGGCTACAGAGACTCAAGTTACTACTGGGAGGTTCACTCTCGAGAAGTCACCATTCAGAAGAGAATAGGCGCTGGCTCCTTTGGAACAGTCTTCAAGGGCAAATGGCATGGAGACGTGGCAATCAAGATCCTTAAAGTCACTGAGCCAACGCCTGAGCAGTTGCAGGccttcaaaaatgaaatgcaggTCTTACG GAAGACCCGCCACGTCAACATCCTGCTGTTCATGGGCTATATGACTAAGCCGAACTTTGCCATCATCACACAGTGGTGTGATGGCAGCAGCCTGTACCGCCATCTGCATGTCACAGAATCCAAGTTTGACACTATGCGTCGCATTGATGTGGCCAGACAAACAGCACAGGGCATGGA ttatcTTCACGCGAAGAACATAATTCATCGAGATCTGAAATCAAACA ATATTTTTCTCCATGAGGGCTGGACTGTTAAGATTGGTGACTTTGGGTTGGCCACAGTAAAGGCTCGGTGGAGCGGCTCTCAACAGGTAGAACAGCCCAGTGGATCCATTCTGTGGATG GCTCCTGAGGTGATCCGAATGCAGGACAGCAACCCATATACTTTCCAGTCTGACGTATACGGCTACGGAGTAGTGCTGTATGAGCTGATGTCAGGGACCCTGCCTTACTCCATTATCAACAACAGAGACCAG atAATCTTTATGGTTGGACGTGGTTACTTGTCTCCAGACCTCAGTAAGCTGTCTAGTACCTCGCCCAAGTCAATGAAAAGGCTCATCATTGACTGCCTGAAGTTCAAACGGGATGAGAGGCCCCTGTTTCCACAG ATCCTGGTAGCCATTGAGCAGGTTCAAGACCTGCTGCCAAAAATTGAGCGAAGTCGCTCTGAGCCGTCGCTCCATCGGGCCGTGCATGCGGAGGACCTGAACCCCCTTTTGTTCCACACCACCAGGCTGATGCCCCTCTAA